The DNA window AAGTAGTATCATCATTTTAAGTTGAATATTTTAAATATTCAAAAATTATTTTTTATTTGAGGAAAGTATATGAAAAAACCGAAATCAATAGAACGATTGGAATTACATCAATTATAAATCGTTCAAGCTTGAACTACATTTCTAGTAAATAAACTTGTAGTAAGAGCAACAAACATGATAGTAATAACAGATAGAAACAATGTATCGGTCGATAATAAAATACCTCCAAGCAAAATAACAAATGAATCAATGAAAAAAATGAGTATCCCCACATTTATACCAGTCTTATCACATAGGAACTGCGCAATCAGATCCGTACCTCCTGTACTCGTCCGAAACCGAAGCATTAAGCCTATGCCACTTCCCACTAAGACCCCTCCTAGAATCGAGCTATACACAGGATTAATCAAAAATAGCGAGTCATTTGTTTTTAGGAAGTCTATAAAAAGAGAAGATATTATCATGCCATGTAAACTATTGTAGAAATAATCTCTATAAGATACCCAAGCAATTATAAATATAGGGATGCTTAAAACTATAATTGTAAGCCCAGCTTTAAGTCCCCATAAATAATTTAAAATTAATCCAATTCCAATAATTCCCCCATCCAACACCTTATAAGGAACTAAAAAAAGATTTATCCCTAAAGATATAAGGATGCTACCGATAACAATGACGATGCTTTTTTTCACAAAATACATTTAAATTCCTCCAAGAATTGGATCTGTATTTAATTTATGAAAAAACCTAACTCAAGATGTATAAAAATCCATTTATCTATTTATCCAAAGGGTATAATGTACATACTTTAAAAGAAAACAGAAAAAAGGCCGTAAACGTTGATTAACAACATTTACAGCCTTTTCTTTACTTATTTTATTTACGTCCCAGGAGAGATTCGAACTCCCGACCGACGCCTTAGAAGGGCGTTGCTCTATCCAGCTGAGCTACTGAGACTTATGTATGACCAAATTTGCCTACTTACCTATTATAAAGGAAATTTAACAAATTTCAACCCTTCAGGAAAAATTTATTTACAATTGTTTTACCTTAACTTAATACCAGTTTAGTTTTGTACTATTCTAAAACAACATATCAATTTTAAAATTAAATTCACTGTTGTTTTTAGAAGAATATAATTTGTGACGAAAATCCGCAAGACTTCTGCGGAAAAACGGGCTGCCAAGACACCGCAACGAGCTTATAGGAACATATCCTAAGTTCGCCACATCCAAGTGGCAACGGGAAAAAAACACCTCTTAATCTAATATTAGAAGATGTTTTTTCATCGCAAGTTTCACTTACGTTCCAGGAGAGATTCGAACTCCCGACCGACGCCTTAGAAGGGCGTTGCTCTATCCAGCTGAGCTACTGAGACAACGCACCTGTCTTACCAAAGAAAATATCTATTTTGTTTTTTTGTCAGTAATTTGTCAAGGGATATTATCATTTTTTATTCAATTGTTTCCTCAAATGATTTTCTACCTGAATAAATCTTACCTACCACTACATTAAGATCATTTATAGAATCTTCGCTCAATCTTACCTTTCCATCTGTTTGTTGTTCCTTCCACGTTTCCACTTT is part of the Psychrobacillus sp. FSL H8-0483 genome and encodes:
- a CDS encoding YitT family protein translates to MYFVKKSIVIVIGSILISLGINLFLVPYKVLDGGIIGIGLILNYLWGLKAGLTIIVLSIPIFIIAWVSYRDYFYNSLHGMIISSLFIDFLKTNDSLFLINPVYSSILGGVLVGSGIGLMLRFRTSTGGTDLIAQFLCDKTGINVGILIFFIDSFVILLGGILLSTDTLFLSVITIMFVALTTSLFTRNVVQA